One Enterococcus silesiacus genomic window carries:
- a CDS encoding 1-phosphofructokinase, whose amino-acid sequence MIYTVTLNPSIDYIVHVEGLKLGDLNRMTNDFKLPGGKGINVSRILKRIQAESTALGFLGGFTGNFISDWLTKEQIQTNFTMVQEDTRINIKLKSETETEINGLGPAISNEEMQDLKQALSAISSDDVVVLSGSTPATLRTGFYEELIQIIKDKEADFVIDTTGKDLLNALPQKPLLIKPNNHELAELFGVEFQTMEDILPFGERLLEDGAQHVIISMAGDGALLFTKNGIYRSNVLKRPLKNSVGAGDSMIAGFVGTFAKNNDPIEAFKWGVACGSATAFSDDLASTDLINELISEVEIEKIK is encoded by the coding sequence ATGATCTATACAGTGACATTAAATCCTTCAATCGACTATATCGTTCATGTAGAAGGTCTTAAATTAGGCGACTTGAACCGAATGACCAATGACTTTAAGTTACCTGGCGGCAAAGGCATCAACGTTTCAAGAATCTTAAAAAGAATCCAAGCTGAATCAACAGCACTTGGTTTTTTGGGCGGTTTTACAGGAAATTTCATTTCTGACTGGCTGACAAAAGAACAAATCCAAACGAATTTTACAATGGTTCAAGAAGATACTCGAATCAATATTAAACTAAAATCTGAAACAGAAACTGAAATCAACGGATTGGGTCCTGCTATCAGCAACGAAGAAATGCAAGACCTGAAACAAGCACTGAGTGCAATTTCCTCCGATGATGTCGTCGTTTTATCCGGAAGTACACCAGCAACGCTTCGAACAGGTTTCTATGAAGAGCTGATTCAAATTATCAAAGATAAAGAGGCTGATTTTGTCATTGATACCACTGGTAAAGATTTATTAAATGCTCTACCGCAAAAGCCTTTACTGATCAAACCAAACAACCATGAACTGGCTGAATTATTTGGCGTAGAATTTCAAACCATGGAGGATATCTTACCATTTGGAGAACGTTTATTAGAAGATGGTGCACAACATGTGATCATTTCAATGGCTGGCGACGGTGCTTTATTGTTCACTAAAAACGGTATTTATCGTTCAAACGTGTTAAAACGGCCATTGAAAAACTCTGTTGGCGCTGGAGATTCGATGATTGCCGGATTTGTAGGCACATTTGCTAAAAATAACGATCCAATTGAAGCGTTTAAATGGGGCGTGGCCTGTGGGAGCGCTACTGCTTTTTCAGATGACTTAGCATCTACTGACCTTATCAATGAATTGATTTCAGAAGTAGAAATTGAAAAAATCAAGTAA
- a CDS encoding cyclic amidohydrolase (Plays a crucial role on both purine and pyrimidine metabolism), with the protein MSYDLLIKNGLVILESGEVTTDVAVKDGVIVAIGNNLGDAIKEIDATGVVVSPGMVDAHVHITDPGGGYRDQWEGYITGTASCAKGGVTSFMEMPLNQVPATVDGESLDIKYGAGKGKLKSDVGSFGGLVPFNLEGGIQELNDGGVAAYKCFMATCGDRSIDGDFMNVDDYSLYEGMKQVAKTGKVLAIHAENAAITDKLGEMAYRNGATTLKAYVATRPVFTEVEPIRRAILFAKETGCRIHICHIACPEGVEEVTKARAAGVDVTCETCTHYLYFDTDELDAIGPVVKCSPPIRDKENQNGMWEKVLSGEIDFVTSDHSPCTPDLKDKANAFEAWGGISGVQNNVDVLFDEGVQKRGMSLKQFADIIAANPADRYDLDQKGRISIGKDADFVLIKPNAPYTLKAEDLEYRNKISPYIGREIGAQVVGTVLRGHIIYTKDEGVSADFVGAFIKK; encoded by the coding sequence ATGAGTTATGATTTGTTGATTAAAAATGGTTTAGTTATTTTAGAGTCAGGAGAGGTTACAACAGATGTTGCTGTCAAAGATGGTGTAATCGTAGCGATTGGGAATAACTTAGGTGATGCAATAAAAGAAATTGATGCGACAGGCGTAGTTGTCAGCCCTGGGATGGTCGATGCTCATGTGCATATTACAGATCCGGGTGGCGGCTATCGCGATCAATGGGAGGGGTATATTACCGGAACAGCTTCTTGTGCTAAAGGAGGCGTTACGTCATTTATGGAGATGCCTTTAAATCAAGTGCCGGCAACAGTTGATGGTGAGTCGCTAGACATTAAGTATGGTGCAGGGAAAGGCAAGTTGAAATCTGATGTGGGATCTTTTGGCGGATTAGTGCCGTTCAATCTTGAAGGCGGTATCCAAGAACTGAATGATGGTGGAGTCGCAGCATATAAGTGTTTTATGGCAACTTGCGGTGACCGTAGTATTGATGGTGATTTTATGAATGTTGATGACTATTCTCTCTACGAAGGGATGAAACAAGTGGCTAAAACGGGTAAAGTGCTGGCAATCCACGCAGAAAATGCCGCGATTACAGATAAATTAGGTGAAATGGCTTATAGAAATGGAGCAACAACCTTAAAGGCTTATGTTGCAACGCGACCTGTCTTCACTGAAGTTGAACCAATTCGTAGAGCGATCTTATTTGCTAAAGAAACAGGCTGCCGCATTCATATCTGCCATATTGCTTGTCCAGAAGGCGTAGAAGAGGTAACTAAAGCAAGAGCAGCAGGAGTCGATGTAACGTGCGAAACGTGTACTCACTATCTCTATTTTGATACAGACGAGTTAGATGCAATTGGACCTGTTGTAAAATGTTCACCACCAATTCGTGATAAAGAAAATCAAAACGGCATGTGGGAAAAAGTTTTGTCAGGGGAGATTGATTTTGTTACATCTGACCATTCTCCATGTACACCAGATCTAAAAGATAAAGCCAATGCATTTGAAGCTTGGGGTGGAATTTCCGGCGTCCAAAACAATGTGGATGTACTTTTTGATGAAGGGGTTCAGAAAAGAGGGATGTCATTGAAACAATTTGCTGATATCATTGCTGCCAATCCAGCTGATCGTTATGACTTAGATCAAAAAGGTCGGATCAGTATTGGGAAAGATGCTGATTTTGTTTTGATCAAACCCAATGCACCGTATACGTTAAAAGCAGAAGATCTGGAATATCGTAATAAAATTAGTCCCTACATTGGACGTGAAATTGGTGCTCAAGTAGTGGGGACAGTTTTAAGAGGTCATATAATTTATACAAAAGACGAGGGTGTTTCAGCTGATTTTGTTGGTGCTTTTATTAAAAAATAA
- a CDS encoding ATP-dependent DNA helicase PcrA, translating into MAQENALIQGMNPRQKEAVLHTEGPLLVMAGAGSGKTRVLTHRIAYLIEEKDVNPWNILAITFTNKAAKEMRERVGKLLEVGGNDVWVSTFHSMCVRILRRDVDHIGYNRNFTIIDTSEQRTLMKRILNELNIDLKKYDPRSILGTISNAKNELQTPEKVEELQGTPYEEVVAKCYKMYQKELRNNQCMDFDDLIMNTIRLFNEHPDSLNYYQNKFHYIHVDEYQDTNHAQYTLVNMLAARFKNLCVVGDADQSIYGWRGADMQNILDFEKDYPNASVILLEQNYRSTKKILDAANNVIKNNSNRRDKQLWTENTDGEKIVYYRGDNERDETQFIVGQIQKEMRERDRIYGDFAVLYRTNAQSRVMEEMLLKSNIPYTMVGGHKFYDRKEIKDILGYLNIISNPMDSLSFERVVNEPKRGIGKSSVEKLRSFSQMHGWSLLEASQNVDLANISGKAGKELGSFGMMIQDLTQMIPYLTITELVKEVLERSGYREELVRQNNLESQARLENLDEFLTVTQEFDKRYERQDEEEADAPDEKLAVFLNDLALVSDLDNLEESTSQVTLMTLHAAKGLEFPVVFLIGLEEGVFPLSRAMLEESELEEERRLAYVGITRAEEVLYISNAFSRTLYGKTQYNRPSRFLDEIDEELLDLQGSIAAPKAPARTFEPKVFKPAYAQPTKQPVTDKVESGGESMAWQAGDKVRHKAWGTGTVVRVGGTAKDLELDVAFPEKGIKRLLAAFAPIEKI; encoded by the coding sequence ATGGCACAAGAAAACGCCTTGATCCAAGGTATGAATCCGAGACAAAAAGAAGCCGTTCTGCATACTGAAGGGCCTTTATTAGTTATGGCGGGTGCAGGCAGTGGAAAAACTAGAGTTCTAACTCACCGTATTGCCTATTTAATTGAAGAAAAAGATGTGAATCCATGGAATATTTTAGCAATCACTTTTACGAATAAAGCTGCAAAAGAGATGAGAGAGCGGGTTGGGAAATTATTAGAAGTTGGCGGAAATGATGTGTGGGTTTCAACATTTCACTCAATGTGTGTACGGATTTTACGTCGAGATGTTGACCATATCGGCTATAACCGCAACTTTACGATCATCGATACTTCTGAACAACGAACGTTGATGAAACGGATTTTGAATGAACTAAACATTGATTTAAAGAAATACGATCCCCGCTCGATTCTAGGCACGATCAGTAATGCCAAAAATGAGCTACAGACTCCTGAAAAGGTTGAAGAATTACAAGGAACACCTTATGAAGAAGTTGTCGCAAAATGCTACAAGATGTATCAAAAAGAATTAAGAAATAATCAGTGTATGGACTTTGACGACTTGATCATGAATACGATTCGTTTATTTAATGAACATCCAGATTCATTGAATTATTATCAAAATAAATTCCATTATATCCATGTAGATGAGTACCAAGATACCAACCATGCTCAATACACCTTAGTCAATATGTTGGCGGCACGTTTCAAAAATTTATGTGTCGTGGGCGATGCTGACCAAAGTATATACGGCTGGCGTGGAGCAGACATGCAGAATATCTTAGATTTTGAAAAAGACTACCCTAATGCGTCTGTCATCCTGTTGGAACAAAATTACCGCTCTACCAAAAAAATTCTAGATGCGGCTAATAATGTCATCAAAAACAATAGCAATCGTCGAGACAAACAATTATGGACAGAAAATACTGACGGAGAAAAAATTGTTTATTACCGTGGCGATAACGAACGGGATGAAACGCAGTTTATCGTGGGCCAGATCCAAAAAGAAATGCGTGAAAGAGACCGAATTTATGGCGATTTTGCTGTGTTATACCGTACGAATGCCCAATCTCGGGTGATGGAAGAAATGTTGCTTAAATCCAATATTCCTTATACCATGGTCGGCGGGCATAAATTCTATGATCGTAAAGAAATCAAAGATATCTTAGGTTATTTAAATATTATTTCCAATCCAATGGACTCACTTAGCTTTGAACGGGTAGTCAATGAACCAAAACGAGGCATTGGCAAAAGCTCTGTTGAGAAATTAAGAAGTTTCTCTCAGATGCATGGTTGGTCATTACTCGAAGCGTCACAAAATGTGGATCTAGCAAATATTTCAGGTAAGGCTGGTAAAGAGTTAGGTAGCTTTGGCATGATGATCCAAGATTTGACACAGATGATTCCTTATTTGACGATTACTGAATTGGTGAAAGAAGTGCTGGAACGCAGTGGCTACCGTGAAGAATTAGTCAGACAAAATAATTTAGAATCTCAAGCACGCCTAGAAAACTTGGATGAATTTTTAACGGTTACCCAAGAATTTGATAAACGTTATGAACGCCAAGATGAAGAAGAAGCAGATGCACCCGATGAAAAATTAGCCGTATTCTTAAACGATTTAGCGCTTGTTTCAGATTTAGATAATTTAGAAGAAAGTACTTCTCAAGTAACGTTGATGACATTACATGCAGCTAAAGGACTTGAATTTCCTGTTGTATTCTTGATTGGATTGGAAGAAGGGGTCTTCCCGTTATCTCGTGCAATGTTAGAAGAAAGCGAACTAGAAGAAGAACGTCGACTTGCATATGTGGGAATCACTCGCGCCGAAGAAGTATTATATATATCCAATGCTTTTTCTCGCACCTTATATGGGAAAACACAATACAATCGTCCAAGTCGTTTCTTAGATGAAATCGATGAAGAATTATTAGACTTACAAGGTTCGATCGCAGCACCAAAAGCACCTGCTAGAACCTTTGAACCGAAAGTGTTTAAACCAGCCTATGCGCAGCCAACGAAGCAGCCGGTAACGGATAAAGTTGAAAGTGGCGGGGAATCAATGGCCTGGCAAGCAGGAGATAAAGTCAGACATAAGGCGTGGGGAACCGGCACAGTCGTTCGAGTTGGTGGTACCGCTAAAGACTTAGAACTAGATGTTGCTTTCCCGGAAAAAGGGATCAAGCGCTTATTAGCAGCATTTGCTCCGATTGAAAAAATATAA
- a CDS encoding allantoin permease, translated as MENQDYQITEDELQRYRERGYNEDLLPKPLSKRMMGKMNYFTLWMGSVHNIPNYTAVGGFLFLGLSPINIMLALVISAMVVALFMTFNGRAGSKYGIPFAIHLRSTYGDIGAKLPGFLRGCVAAIAWFGLQNYTGSLALLILIGKIWPGFLTLGGDTMILGISVPGLIAFTIFWAVNMLIGFGGGKILNKFTAILSPMIYIVFGGMAIWAIGAAGGLGPILSYDVTGAAHNISPVFVYLLIINSVLAVWAAPGASVSDFTQNAKSTKDQTIGQTASFLVGYGIFAFSSVVILIGGSIRYGIQEWNILNIVDRWDNSFAIIVAMLVFLLTTVSTNATGNIIPAAYQLCALFPKKIDYKKGVLLASVISFLIMPWKLMENAASIFIFLNTIGAVLGPVAGTMIANYYFVQRQKIDLNQLYLETNTDNNHNIYKGLNKPAYAATIAALVICLSGNFIPALKVISDISWIAGFASAFVLYLVLRKVFDKK; from the coding sequence ATGGAAAACCAAGATTATCAAATTACGGAAGATGAACTGCAGCGTTATCGTGAGCGAGGCTACAATGAAGATCTATTGCCGAAACCGTTATCCAAAAGGATGATGGGGAAAATGAACTATTTTACATTGTGGATGGGTTCAGTACATAATATACCAAATTATACCGCTGTTGGAGGATTCCTGTTTTTGGGATTATCACCAATCAACATCATGCTAGCTTTGGTGATAAGTGCAATGGTGGTAGCTTTATTTATGACATTTAATGGTCGGGCAGGATCAAAGTATGGGATTCCGTTTGCTATTCATTTACGTTCAACTTATGGTGATATTGGTGCAAAGCTACCAGGATTTCTTAGAGGATGTGTAGCTGCGATTGCTTGGTTTGGCTTGCAGAATTATACAGGTTCATTGGCATTGTTGATTTTGATCGGTAAAATTTGGCCAGGATTTTTAACGCTTGGAGGAGACACGATGATCTTGGGGATCTCAGTCCCCGGATTGATCGCATTTACAATATTTTGGGCTGTCAATATGTTGATAGGTTTTGGCGGAGGAAAGATTCTTAATAAGTTTACAGCGATCTTGAGCCCGATGATTTATATTGTTTTTGGTGGAATGGCTATTTGGGCGATTGGTGCGGCTGGCGGTTTGGGACCGATTTTATCTTATGATGTTACAGGAGCAGCTCACAATATTTCACCAGTATTTGTCTATTTACTGATCATTAATTCAGTTTTAGCAGTTTGGGCAGCACCTGGAGCCAGTGTTTCAGATTTTACTCAAAATGCAAAATCAACAAAAGATCAGACGATTGGGCAAACAGCCAGTTTTTTAGTTGGCTATGGTATCTTTGCATTTTCAAGTGTTGTGATTTTAATTGGCGGCTCAATTCGTTACGGCATTCAAGAATGGAATATATTAAATATTGTGGATCGCTGGGATAATTCATTTGCAATTATTGTCGCAATGCTGGTATTTCTATTAACAACAGTTTCTACAAATGCAACGGGAAATATCATTCCGGCTGCCTATCAGTTATGCGCATTATTTCCTAAAAAAATTGATTATAAAAAAGGCGTTTTACTTGCCAGTGTGATTAGTTTTTTGATCATGCCGTGGAAATTAATGGAGAATGCAGCTAGTATTTTTATTTTCTTGAATACAATAGGAGCGGTTTTAGGACCAGTTGCTGGAACGATGATCGCTAATTATTATTTCGTCCAAAGACAAAAAATTGATTTGAATCAATTGTATCTGGAGACGAATACTGATAATAATCATAATATATACAAAGGATTGAATAAACCTGCCTACGCTGCGACTATTGCTGCCTTGGTCATTTGTTTGAGCGGTAATTTTATTCCTGCATTAAAAGTAATTTCGGACATCTCTTGGATTGCTGGATTTGCATCAGCTTTTGTTTTATATTTGGTTTTAAGAAAAGTATTTGATAAAAAATAA
- a CDS encoding DeoR family transcriptional regulator, giving the protein MLTEERHQAILRLLDQQPVVKSQELSTLLNASESTIRRDLQELEDAELLERVHGGAKRILDLGFEQNMTEKSVKNTQEKQIIASLAAQFVHDGDVIYLDAGSTTLEMLPFLAGKNITVVTNSVHHAAKLGDLNINTIILGGSLKLTTKAITGSTGMEQLSHFRFNKVFMGMNGAHLEFGLTTPDPEEAALKRLAIAQAEEAYVLIDQSKLNKVTFTKVTDLEDVILLTNQCSSELLEQFQKKTTIKEAAQ; this is encoded by the coding sequence ATGCTTACAGAGGAAAGACACCAAGCAATTTTACGTTTATTAGATCAACAACCTGTCGTTAAATCACAAGAATTATCCACGCTCCTTAACGCTTCTGAGTCAACAATCCGTCGAGATTTACAGGAATTAGAAGACGCAGAATTATTAGAACGTGTACACGGTGGCGCCAAACGAATTTTAGATTTAGGTTTTGAGCAAAATATGACTGAAAAATCAGTCAAAAACACGCAAGAAAAACAAATAATTGCATCACTAGCTGCTCAATTCGTTCATGATGGCGACGTTATTTACCTGGATGCAGGATCAACCACTTTAGAAATGTTGCCATTTTTAGCAGGTAAAAATATCACAGTTGTTACAAATTCAGTCCATCATGCAGCAAAACTTGGTGATTTAAACATCAATACCATCATTCTTGGCGGATCGCTAAAGTTAACAACAAAGGCTATCACGGGTTCAACAGGAATGGAACAGCTCAGTCATTTTCGCTTCAATAAAGTTTTTATGGGCATGAACGGCGCCCATCTTGAATTTGGTTTAACAACTCCTGATCCTGAAGAAGCAGCTTTGAAGCGCCTAGCCATCGCTCAAGCTGAAGAAGCATATGTTTTGATCGACCAATCAAAACTCAATAAAGTAACTTTCACAAAGGTAACCGATCTGGAAGACGTAATCCTTCTAACAAATCAGTGTTCATCAGAATTACTTGAACAATTCCAGAAAAAAACAACAATCAAGGAGGCAGCGCAATGA
- a CDS encoding alpha-amylase → MNNRTILQGFEWYLPADSQHWQRLTELAEELHNMGINGVWLPPAYKGASGVEDVGYGPYDLYDLGEFDQQGTIPTKYGTIEEYLKCIKTLKANGMEVYGDIVFDHFMGADEEETVSAIKYRPDNRNEALSGEEEISAWTKFTFPGRNQKYNDYTWTWKNFSGVDFDDRRQDHGIFNFDGKGWDEEVDNENGNYDYLMGCNLDMEYSETVEQLNRWGQWYQELTDVDGYRLDAVKHIQFNYFVDWLINRRKEKGNDLFVVGEYWNGELEKLTNYIDSSGTLISLFDVPLHYHFYEAANSDGHYDMRNIFEGTLAKERSEWAVTFVDNHDTQKGQSLESWVDGWFKVHAYALILLRKAGTPVVFWGDLFGIPSQGVDAVGKDLELLLKIREQLAYGSEMDYFDDPNVVGWIRTGTFDREQSGYAVVMTNAQAGEKNMTISAIHAGKIFVDILGNNDTKVTLDETGGGTFPVNGGEVSVYVNEEIVEKLSRRIDGLTM, encoded by the coding sequence ATGAATAATCGTACAATTTTACAAGGATTTGAATGGTATCTGCCGGCAGATAGTCAACATTGGCAACGTCTGACTGAATTAGCAGAAGAATTACATAATATGGGAATCAATGGCGTTTGGCTTCCGCCAGCCTATAAAGGAGCAAGTGGTGTAGAAGATGTAGGGTATGGACCTTATGATTTATACGATTTAGGTGAATTTGATCAACAAGGAACGATTCCGACTAAGTACGGTACTATAGAAGAGTATTTAAAATGTATTAAAACATTAAAAGCGAATGGGATGGAAGTTTATGGTGATATTGTTTTTGATCATTTTATGGGAGCAGATGAAGAAGAGACAGTTTCAGCTATAAAATATCGCCCTGATAATCGAAATGAAGCACTTAGTGGTGAAGAAGAAATTTCAGCATGGACGAAATTTACTTTTCCAGGAAGAAATCAGAAATATAATGATTATACTTGGACGTGGAAAAATTTTTCAGGTGTCGATTTTGATGATCGTAGACAGGATCATGGGATTTTCAATTTTGATGGAAAAGGTTGGGATGAAGAAGTTGACAATGAAAATGGCAATTATGATTATTTGATGGGTTGTAATTTAGATATGGAGTATTCTGAAACAGTTGAGCAGTTAAATAGATGGGGACAGTGGTATCAAGAATTGACAGATGTTGATGGCTACCGTTTAGATGCAGTAAAACATATTCAGTTTAATTATTTCGTCGATTGGTTAATAAATAGAAGAAAAGAAAAAGGCAATGATTTATTTGTCGTTGGTGAATATTGGAATGGTGAGTTGGAGAAATTAACGAATTATATTGATAGTTCTGGAACGTTGATTTCTCTATTTGATGTTCCTTTGCATTATCATTTTTATGAGGCAGCAAACTCTGACGGTCACTATGATATGCGAAATATTTTTGAAGGAACTTTGGCAAAAGAGCGCTCAGAATGGGCGGTCACCTTTGTTGATAATCATGATACGCAAAAAGGCCAAAGTTTGGAATCATGGGTTGATGGTTGGTTTAAAGTTCATGCTTATGCGTTAATTTTGTTGCGAAAAGCTGGGACACCAGTTGTCTTTTGGGGCGATCTATTTGGAATTCCGTCTCAAGGTGTGGACGCTGTGGGGAAAGATTTAGAACTATTGTTAAAAATTCGTGAACAGCTAGCTTACGGCAGTGAAATGGATTATTTTGATGATCCCAACGTGGTTGGATGGATAAGAACAGGGACGTTTGATCGAGAGCAATCGGGCTACGCTGTCGTAATGACCAATGCTCAGGCAGGCGAAAAGAATATGACAATCAGTGCGATACATGCTGGGAAAATATTTGTTGATATTTTGGGTAATAATGATACAAAAGTCACATTGGATGAAACTGGTGGTGGCACATTTCCAGTGAATGGCGGAGAAGTTTCTGTTTATGTGAATGAAGAGATTGTAGAAAAATTGAGTAGAAGAATTGACGGTTTGACGATGTAG
- a CDS encoding sodium:dicarboxylate symporter codes for MKKISNISMTNQVMIATILGVVVGIIFQEKVESLKVIGDLFLRLIQMSVVVLIMGAVIEAVGSLAAKELGKIGLKVFIWFMGSTILAAVIGVLFGLLIQPGKGLQVSGFEVGDIKASTESLQEIIVDFVPKNIIEAMAQANMIQVIIFSLLFGLALSLIKDQDKNSILLEVVSAFNNVILKMVTLIMKLAPIGIFCLIAPVIGTIGIGVLITLMKFLLTLGLSTLLFLIVWLLITALYCKVSMNKLIQNMWRMSIVAFTTTSSAITLPIQIEDGRDKLGISDRISKLVMPLGMTLNSNGLAMFLSLAIVTFAQFYNIQMGIGELVKAVLLSTLACLGTVVVPGGGLVALATVMPMLGLPTESIALLAGIDWFSGMFRTLLNVDADTTVALIVAADEKELDYDVFNA; via the coding sequence ATGAAAAAAATTAGCAACATAAGTATGACAAATCAGGTGATGATCGCCACTATACTAGGAGTTGTAGTAGGGATTATCTTCCAAGAAAAAGTTGAGTCGCTCAAAGTCATTGGAGATTTATTTCTGCGTTTGATTCAGATGTCTGTAGTCGTTTTGATTATGGGGGCAGTGATTGAAGCCGTTGGTAGCTTGGCGGCTAAAGAACTTGGGAAAATTGGTTTGAAAGTATTTATATGGTTTATGGGGTCAACAATTTTGGCTGCAGTTATAGGCGTTTTGTTTGGTCTGTTGATACAGCCGGGCAAAGGCTTACAAGTTAGTGGTTTTGAAGTTGGAGACATTAAAGCGAGCACAGAAAGTCTACAAGAGATTATTGTTGATTTTGTTCCAAAGAATATTATCGAAGCAATGGCGCAAGCGAATATGATACAAGTGATTATCTTTTCATTATTATTTGGTTTAGCGTTGAGTTTGATCAAAGATCAAGATAAAAATTCAATTTTACTTGAGGTCGTTTCAGCTTTTAATAATGTTATTTTAAAAATGGTGACATTGATTATGAAACTTGCGCCAATCGGTATTTTTTGTCTGATTGCTCCTGTTATAGGAACGATCGGCATCGGGGTATTGATAACACTAATGAAATTTTTATTGACGCTTGGGCTTAGCACACTATTATTTTTGATTGTTTGGTTATTGATAACAGCATTATACTGTAAGGTTAGTATGAATAAACTAATACAAAATATGTGGAGAATGTCAATCGTTGCATTTACAACAACATCATCAGCGATCACTTTACCTATACAAATTGAAGACGGTCGAGATAAGTTAGGCATTAGTGATCGCATTTCAAAACTAGTCATGCCTTTAGGAATGACATTAAATAGTAATGGATTAGCCATGTTTTTATCACTAGCTATTGTAACTTTTGCCCAATTTTATAATATTCAAATGGGAATTGGTGAGCTCGTAAAGGCTGTCTTGTTGTCAACACTGGCCTGTTTAGGCACAGTAGTTGTTCCTGGCGGCGGTTTGGTGGCACTTGCTACAGTGATGCCTATGCTAGGTTTACCAACAGAAAGCATTGCACTTCTGGCAGGAATTGACTGGTTTTCTGGTATGTTTCGAACCTTACTAAATGTTGATGCGGATACAACGGTAGCTTTGATTGTTGCAGCTGATGAAAAAGAACTAGATTACGATGTATTTAATGCATAA